In Candidatus Margulisiibacteriota bacterium, the following proteins share a genomic window:
- a CDS encoding MerR family transcriptional regulator — MAKEQIIYNMTELAKELKVTRQAIYKWIKKGWVKPKRDYRDYPVFTEADVKKIMKWKSAIK; from the coding sequence ATGGCAAAAGAGCAAATTATTTACAATATGACTGAGTTGGCGAAAGAGCTTAAGGTTACGCGGCAAGCAATTTATAAGTGGATAAAGAAGGGTTGGGTTAAACCAAAAAGGGATTATCGTGATTATCCGGTATTTACCGAAGCTGATGTTAAGAAAATTATGAAATGGAAATCAGCAATAAAATGA
- a CDS encoding Ig-like domain-containing protein, translated as MRKVIAVIIGLCLIGSLGVLITGCGQSTPTINTSNSQPNGLKIKGVVRGYTISGSVGDPVANAVVALSGDSVNKTVVTNAVGEYLIEGIPDGVYNLITTAEGYSRDRNNGVTIKPTSGVPADNTITVSDILLNSNPIVTAYLPLPNTIIASDQAFTVTFNEPMDTSTVTFTLAPSGVRTFVATSGAVPINVAWNATNSIATITPVSNLIVNNTYTLTASPSAKDLSGFTIGTSADQALALSQLYRVSTGGVPAGAGDISFSIGGTTLEAATFANVFGAGALNIYWNPASGVVTGYRIYVANSATGNYTLLTTSTVNYATPSMNSVLTALYGTTNIDPISTGANYPLINTPLYLKIIAYNGDGESGAVASGALQYKKGPAVIEGHGWNNANFTTAHANANNYVLGDSTNRLASTNEAYIGFDTPLVSSTVTAANFTIAGGSVTAATLLTNHTADLDPAAYWTGANLRSIVKITADVTVYGNTIEAGTAVKDLAGNSVRSGSTSTIVTN; from the coding sequence ATGAGAAAAGTCATCGCGGTGATAATTGGTTTATGTCTTATTGGGTCGCTTGGGGTTTTAATAACGGGGTGCGGGCAATCGACCCCGACCATTAATACCTCTAATTCCCAGCCTAATGGTTTGAAGATCAAAGGAGTGGTTCGGGGCTACACTATATCCGGGTCGGTTGGCGATCCGGTGGCCAACGCCGTGGTCGCCCTTTCCGGCGACAGCGTCAATAAAACGGTTGTGACCAACGCGGTTGGGGAATATTTAATTGAGGGGATCCCCGACGGAGTTTACAATTTGATCACTACCGCGGAGGGCTATTCTCGAGATCGAAATAATGGCGTCACCATCAAACCGACCAGCGGGGTTCCGGCCGATAATACTATTACCGTCTCCGACATTTTATTAAATTCGAATCCGATCGTGACCGCTTATTTGCCCCTGCCGAACACGATCATTGCCAGTGACCAGGCTTTTACCGTCACCTTCAACGAACCGATGGACACCTCGACCGTGACCTTTACGCTTGCTCCTTCCGGTGTCAGGACCTTTGTCGCGACCAGCGGCGCGGTGCCGATCAACGTTGCCTGGAACGCGACCAATTCTATCGCGACCATTACTCCGGTCAGCAATTTGATCGTTAATAATACGTATACTTTAACCGCTTCTCCGAGCGCTAAGGACCTCTCCGGGTTTACGATTGGCACTTCGGCCGATCAGGCGCTGGCCTTGAGCCAGCTCTACCGCGTTTCAACGGGCGGCGTGCCGGCGGGAGCGGGGGATATCAGCTTTTCAATTGGCGGGACGACGCTTGAAGCGGCGACTTTCGCTAATGTTTTCGGTGCCGGGGCTTTGAACATATATTGGAACCCGGCGTCAGGTGTTGTGACCGGTTATCGGATCTACGTGGCCAACAGCGCGACCGGCAACTATACTCTGTTGACGACCTCGACTGTCAACTATGCTACCCCCTCAATGAACAGCGTCTTAACCGCTCTTTATGGCACTACCAATATCGATCCAATCTCGACCGGCGCTAATTATCCTCTGATCAATACCCCTTTATATCTTAAGATCATTGCTTACAACGGTGACGGGGAATCGGGAGCGGTCGCGAGCGGCGCTCTGCAGTATAAGAAAGGCCCGGCGGTTATCGAAGGACACGGCTGGAACAACGCCAATTTTACCACTGCCCACGCTAACGCCAACAATTATGTGCTGGGCGACTCAACCAATCGACTGGCCTCAACTAACGAGGCCTATATAGGCTTTGATACGCCGCTTGTTTCTTCGACCGTGACCGCCGCGAACTTTACGATCGCCGGCGGCTCGGTAACGGCGGCGACGCTTCTTACCAATCATACGGCCGATCTTGATCCGGCTGCGTATTGGACAGGAGCGAATCTTCGTTCGATCGTTAAAATAACGGCTGACGTGACCGTTTACGGCAACACGATCGAAGCTGGGACGGCGGTTAAAGATTTAGCCGGGAACAGCGTTCGGTCCGGATCAACT
- a CDS encoding PorV/PorQ family protein produces MVIVSWLLIITSANAIGQSGADIAVLNAGVGARPLAMGGAFTAVADNADAPYWNPAGLGFISSQEITSSQTRLSTDADHYYLSYVTPALGGTIGLSWIQVGLGNIAQTSSEVDIHNEVQNISLFSYFSSAYLLSYGKKLNDHIAFGLTAKYLSSEMFGISGGSGWGYSLTPGIMLRLDPCHLTLGLKIDELINTQQWGTGTVENVPPKARLGLSWLPWSESRVAVDISQTVKSGYSPEVVTGFEWAQGGIAYRAGYNSSGLTAGVGFTVGHARLDYGYVQDANFSSNNVHRISLSGIW; encoded by the coding sequence TTGGTTATTGTTTCTTGGTTATTGATTATTACATCCGCTAATGCGATTGGTCAATCTGGTGCCGACATCGCCGTCCTCAATGCCGGTGTCGGCGCTCGTCCGCTGGCCATGGGGGGCGCTTTCACTGCGGTTGCCGATAATGCCGACGCCCCATATTGGAATCCTGCTGGTTTGGGTTTTATTAGTAGCCAGGAGATAACCAGCAGTCAAACCAGACTTTCGACCGACGCCGATCATTATTACCTAAGTTACGTGACTCCGGCTCTGGGTGGAACGATCGGTCTTTCCTGGATTCAGGTTGGGCTGGGAAATATCGCCCAGACCTCTAGCGAGGTTGATATTCACAATGAAGTTCAGAATATTAGCTTGTTCAGCTACTTTTCTAGCGCCTACCTTCTTTCCTACGGAAAAAAACTGAACGACCATATTGCCTTTGGTCTAACTGCCAAGTATCTAAGTTCCGAGATGTTTGGGATCAGTGGTGGGAGCGGCTGGGGCTACTCATTAACCCCCGGGATAATGCTCCGCCTTGACCCTTGTCACTTGACCCTTGGTCTCAAGATCGACGAACTGATCAATACCCAGCAGTGGGGGACCGGGACGGTCGAAAACGTTCCGCCCAAGGCGCGGCTGGGCTTGAGCTGGCTTCCTTGGTCCGAAAGCCGGGTGGCGGTTGATATCAGCCAAACTGTTAAATCAGGTTATTCTCCGGAGGTTGTGACCGGCTTTGAGTGGGCGCAAGGGGGAATTGCTTATCGAGCCGGATATAATTCCAGCGGCCTGACCGCTGGCGTTGGCTTTACCGTTGGCCACGCCAGGCTCGATTATGGCTATGTTCAAGACGCAAATTTTTCCTCGAACAATGTTCACCGGATCTCTTTAAGCGGGATTTGGTAA
- a CDS encoding MiaB/RimO family radical SAM methylthiotransferase: MNVADSSKLAEVLEEYGYQRGESEETADILLINTCVVRQGAEDRAAWYVMSSKGLKEKHPGVMIGLCGCIVNEPGRDIKKDFPHIDFFIPPHSPNKLKEFLSSLSHFPPSPLIRGKGTGDRGGVVGEGRHEDVTYITVMTGCNNYCSYCVVPYVRGPEVSRPMAEVLAEIEQVMNGGAKNIILLGQNVNAYQYGLANLLENIAFATKRRGSESLRVGFLTSHPKDMSDEIIESAARFPFIAREFIMPLQSGDDAILEKMRRGYTLDYFRGRVNKLRELMPDVRLVSDLIVGFPGETDAQFEATLRAVEEFRFSAVNMFAYSPRPETDAAKFPGQLSEEVRQKRLKRLITLVRSTVKPRQSLVN; the protein is encoded by the coding sequence ATGAACGTCGCCGACTCTTCAAAATTGGCGGAGGTCCTCGAAGAATATGGCTACCAGAGGGGAGAGAGCGAAGAGACAGCCGACATTCTTCTGATCAATACCTGCGTTGTCCGCCAGGGGGCGGAAGACCGGGCCGCCTGGTATGTGATGTCTAGCAAGGGATTGAAGGAGAAACATCCCGGGGTGATGATTGGGTTATGCGGTTGTATTGTTAATGAACCGGGGCGAGATATTAAAAAAGACTTTCCTCACATTGATTTTTTTATTCCACCTCATAGTCCTAATAAATTAAAAGAGTTTTTATCCTCTTTATCCCACTTTCCCCCTTCCCCCTTAATAAGGGGGAAGGGGACAGGGGATAGGGGTGGAGTGGTGGGTGAGGGGCGCCATGAAGACGTTACATACATTACTGTAATGACCGGTTGTAACAACTACTGTTCGTATTGTGTCGTTCCTTATGTTCGGGGGCCGGAAGTTAGCCGGCCGATGGCCGAGGTCCTGGCCGAAATTGAACAGGTGATGAATGGGGGAGCAAAAAATATTATTCTTCTAGGCCAGAACGTCAACGCTTATCAATACGGATTAGCTAATCTATTAGAAAATATTGCTTTCGCGACTAAACGTCGCGGTTCCGAGTCCTTACGAGTTGGCTTTTTAACTTCCCATCCCAAAGATATGTCCGATGAGATCATTGAGTCTGCCGCTCGCTTCCCTTTTATTGCCCGGGAGTTTATTATGCCGCTCCAATCCGGGGATGACGCGATCTTGGAAAAGATGAGACGCGGTTATACTCTCGATTATTTCCGGGGCCGGGTTAATAAGCTCCGGGAATTGATGCCGGACGTGCGGCTGGTCTCTGATCTGATTGTCGGTTTTCCCGGTGAAACTGACGCCCAGTTTGAAGCGACCCTGCGGGCGGTCGAAGAGTTCCGGTTCTCGGCGGTCAATATGTTTGCTTATTCTCCCCGACCGGAGACCGACGCGGCCAAGTTCCCCGGCCAGTTGTCGGAAGAAGTTCGGCAGAAGCGGCTCAAGCGCCTGATAACCCTGGTCCGCTCCACAGTAAAACCCCGGCAATCCCTTGTCAACTAA